GTCTGTGgcccggtggcacagtggttagccctgtcacctcgcagcaagaaggtcctgggttcgaatccccggggttgtgcaaccttgggagtcatcccaggtcatccattctctgtgtggagtttgtatgttgtatgtccccgtgtctgcggtgggttttctctgggtgcacccgtttcccccactatcaaaaaagacatgtatgatagggttaatactcctgtctgcgcccctgaccgaggcatggcaagaccaactggagttggtccccgggtgctgcacagcggctgcccactgctccaagctacacagctaggatgggttaaatgcagaggaagattttccccacggggatcaataaagtatatcaaaatcaaattctAACCGTGTTTTCTCAGGAATATGGCCTCTCAATAAGAGCCAATGTCGCCCCCTGTTTGCCagtcaggaagaaaaaaaaaatcaagctctTCGTGGACATTGGTTCACAGATCATTTAGAAAGCTGGTCGCAGATTTAGGGGTTTCAAATATCATCTTAAAAACCCTTTGTTTTAATATCAGTAATAGACataaaaatgaaagccacttaattcgacattgtattcttacaacacatCTTTCCTCTGCCTTTAAGCCATCTTGAAGTATAGCAGCAGCGCGCATATGATACATGTGCCTTCACTGCACCTTTACAAGGCCTGTTACACCTGTTTACATACGCCCTTCTACACGTTTCCTCTATTGGTCATCTCTTGCCTCTCTGACAAACAGCATTGTTTTTTAGCTGTTATGGTGTTTAACATCTTACTTGTCCCTGACACAGACCAGCTGCTCTGGTCTGGCCTTGTTTAAAGGGAATGAATGGGTATTTCTTGCTAATCTCTTTCAGAAAACTCTGACAGAGTTGACAACCTCAactctgtgtgcatgtgcgtgtgtgtgtgcgtgtgtgttagacTACCCTTGCAGAGCAACATGTAGAGCGGATCAGGAGTTTGGAGATGGCTGTAAGAGAGCGAGACACCGCCCTGCAGAAACTCAGCATCAAGCTGCACAATAAGGATGCCAGTTCTCCGGCCAACAGCAGCCTGAACGTGCCCAGAGGTCAGCAGCACTCATCACACAGACCCAATCAGAGCAAGCAGACGAAGTCATCATAGTTTTATCCCTACTAGTTGTGATACTAGTACTACCAAAAGCAGCACCAGTatttgttgtagtagttgtaATAGAGGTGATAGAAAAAAGCAAAAACTCATCTGATCAAAAGAACTGGACAGCAAATTCAAatgtcgtgctctctctctctctctttcttaacTGTCCCTATCAGAGAGCCGTGGGGCTACACTGCAGAGCTCCTGCAGTCTGGACGCCCTGTCAGACCTGAAGCTGCAGCGTTTGGAGGCGGAACTAGAAGGGGCAAGGCACAAGGTGGAGGGGGCGTGTCAGAGGGAGAAGGAGCTGAGGGTGGAGCTTCAAAGACTGCAGCAGGAAGTGGCACAACTACAGAAAGCCCAGAGACAGGTGACTTAGATAATTCCTGGGGTTATAACACACGTGTGTATTTATGAATCACAAGCAGTCACAATGTCCGGAATAGAGTTAGATAGTCGAttgataccaacacggggatcgccggttcgaattcccgttacctccggcttggtcgggcagccctacagacacaattggccgtgtctgcgggtgggaagccggatgtgggtatgtgtcctggttgctgcactagcgcctcctctggtcggtcggggtgcctgttcggggggggggggagggggaagtggggggaatagcgtgatcctcccacacgctacatccttctggtgaaactcctcactgtcaggttaaaagaagcggctggcgactccacatgtatgggaggaggcatgtggtagtctgcagccctccacggatcagcagaggtggagcagcgaccagggcggctcagaagggtggggtaattcgccaagtacagttggggagaaaaagggggagaaatccccccccaaaaaaggtagTCGATTAAAAGATGGATCCTTTATGTggatgctctgtctctctgtctcaggaAATGACATCATCGTGTGAACACTGTGACGTCGAGTGGATAAAGAAAGCAGGAGATgaacagtaagtctgtcttcctCTTTTCATCTTTCTATCTATACATTATAGTTTatctgtttacccccccccccccctctgttttgCAGGGTGAACTTAGCGCTAGCTTACACTGAGCTGACAGAGGAACTGGGTCGAGTTCACCGCCTGGCAGCCAAACAGAGTGAGCTCCTTCACCAGAACTCACAGGAGCCTGGTAGGCCATATACCTCCGTGAGTTAGATGATGATGGGAAGCAGAGGTTCTCTCACTGACCCTGACTTTTCCTTCATGCATCTAAAGTATTTCTTTTCAGAGGTCAACACACTTGAGAAGGTCACTGTTCATTAAAAATAATGTTTTGGGGTTCACTGCTAAGAGTTACAAACAAATATGTGACGGTATCATCTAAAATATTATTATCATATAAATGAAGGTCTTTGAAACCTGAAACATTCAACATGAACAACAGACTGTCTGAGTCCTGTCTTGCTtcttccatccagccattattcagaccgctcatcctgctctcagggtcgtggggatgctggagcctatcccagcagtcattgggcggcaggctgggagacaccctggacaggccgttagGCCATCAGagggcacacgcacacgcacacacacacacacacacacacacacacacacacacacacacacacacacacacacacacacacacacacacacacacacacacacacacacacctagggacaagttagtacggctgattcacctgacctacatgtctttggactgtgggaggaaaccggagcacccggaggaaacccacgcagacacggggagaacatgcaaactccacccagaggacgacccgggggacacccccaaggttggactaccccggggctcgaacccaggaccttcttgctgtgaggcgaccgtgttaaccactgcaccaccgtgccgcgttGTTTTGCTTCAgttacacacaatacacacatttgCAGAACATACATAGAGTTACATACCACacaccagtgagtcaagtacttgactcactggattttgctccttatttgttgagcactttcccgactgttgagtgtttcttttaacaaagttagatTTACATACTACAGTGGCGGTTGGTgctaaaaaaatttgggggggggcgcaatgcaCCTTGGCACAGCcaacctgacagctgctttaatgtccacacagtcacagagttattaagaaggacaatgtagcctatagattttatcagggttcgtagacggtggatgattgacagtcgagacgaggcgtggtggtgggtgtgaacatgattgacagccacgagaattgtccaatcacattagatcaaaaaacattaaaacaataccaattcactgccaataaaagtgggagtgtctggggcgcacagacctgcgccccctggaaaatctaaagaaaccaatcagacagcagcctcaggtcacctgctcgccacaagtttgagggcttacataaggtatctgGGAGCTGTCTGGTACCACCAGAGTCCTCTGGGTGATTTCTGACTCGGTTTTGCAGATCGTTTCTGCAGGGTCGGGGCTTGAACCTCACACCGCTGTGTTACCACAAAACTCATtcagtctatctctgtctgtctctctctctcccagtctctcgtCCTCCACCAGCTCCTCAGCATGTCTCACCCACATCCCCCCAGCATCCATCCCTCACCCCAGACAGGCTCTTCCCCTCCCCCTCGCCCCCCGCCTCCCCGGTGGATGGCCCCACCTCTGCCTCCTACTCCCACCGACCAACCAGCAGCCGTCTCCGGGCAAAGTTCCAGGGTCGCCGTAGTTACTCAGAGGTGAGGCTGAGACTCCCACCGACCCACGTACCAGTACTGATGTACCAGTCTGAGTCTTGTTGTCTTTTGGAGAAGAAAGAAAAGCTGAAGACAGTTCAGCTAGATAGACCAACAGTCAGATAGAATAGATAGATATCCCACAGACGACAAACATACGCCTTTAGCATACAGTGGATGTAGATACAGATATGAAGCAGGGATGCCTAATGTTTTACTCTTCTGACTGTAAAGAGTTAAAGACATGACGCGCTGTGTCAGCATCAGTTTCAGTAAACACACAAATTAGGGGAAAACTCTTTACTTACGTTTCCCTCCTGGTGTTACAGCGAGTGTGCATGTCACCGCTTTGACCCTCAGGTGTCGGACCCCTCGGCCCTCCACAGGCTTTTGGCTGGTCCGATGAGGGATCCCGTATCCACCCTCCCTAAGCCCCGGTCTCTGCTGGGCGGGAGTGGCGGGTACCCCCAAACCAAACCTCAGCTCCGCACCTCCCTTATAGGACTGGTCCGACCGGCCTCTGCCcatggaggagggggggagagaggaggaggagaggggggaggaggagggagaggagggggcagcagtcTCAGTAACAGCCCCCATCATCGGGCTCTGGACCTGGTGGACCTGGACTTTCCCCTGGCTGCTGAGGTAAAGGTTACTTTAAACTCACAAAATGTTGTCTTGTTCTGATCCACTGaccttgtttttatattttttatttttaactcgACTAAGATGACATTCCATATGACACAGGGAGGTTTAGGAGTAGAATCTGTAATGTAGCAAGTTGGCGAACTGTATGGGCAATTTCGCCCCATCGCTTAGTTTTGGTTTGTGTTGTGGGTTGGATTTGAAAATGGGAGAAGTGAGCGGCCGGGACAAAAGCGGTTTGTTACAGCGGAGTCATGGAAGTGCCTACTTTTATGATGTGTTCCCGCCACACCCCACACCAAACTTTTACTCAGCGCCAATCAATGAAAAGTGAATGGAAAGAGGGGATATGGTGCAACAAGCCATCATTTCACCTCACGCTACGTATACGCATAACATAATATATCGATCCATTCTTAACAGTCAGCAAAACAACGGCAAGCCGACATTCTCAAAAAAAACCTTTCCACCACCGCGAACCTAGTTCTAGCTCTGGTCTGGTGCTAATGCTGGTTCGCAGTTAGTTCAACTTGAGAAACTTCTTAAACACCTTTTCCACTGCCCTGGTGCCAGTGCCAGTGCCTAATCTAGAACCGGTGCCAGTCTTTTTCCACTGAAAAAAGACTGGCACCGGCACGGCACCACAAAATTGCTGGACCAAAAGATGGAACCTGACGTTAGTGGCTATGGGAGGGGCTGCCGCAAGAAATGTGCCGCCCTACCGGGTGGCGTCGTGGTCTTTTCCGTTGTCTACCATCACgagatctccggttcaaatccctgtgttacctccggcttggtcgggcgtccctgcagacacaattggctgtgtctgcaggtggagagccggatgtgggaaagagtgggatagttgtctatgtacaactggggagaaaaaaattgggggtggggggcgggattaaaaaaaaaaggaaaaagaaattcACCGCCTCTTAACCCTTGGCGCATGTCTTGATGTTTGGTTTCGCAGTAAAATTAGAAATTCGCCACCATTTTGAGAAAACACGAGTGAAAGCAGAGTGAAAGCTTCAGTAGAACAGCGGGACAAATCACAAGCAAACTGAAGACGGTAAAGAAGCATTATAGAGATCATAGAATAGAACTGTGGAAAAGTGGTGCAGGTTTGAAACGCTTATGAAACGGTTTGCTTGTCCATGGCATCGAGCCACGTCATTATGTCACCGTATGTCTCCGAAGATGAGGCGAGAAATCAGCTGTGTAGGGTTTGTATTTTGTACAATTTCATATACAACGTTCATGTGCTACTTCATCATTAAAAAATCAACTGTACAGATTTCAAATACTGGCAGTTTTACGAAAATCAATGGCAAATTGATAATTTGCTTCAACATTTTCAGAGTTGAGAAGCTCTACAGACTGGCGACCAGCCAGCCAATCACGCTCACAGACGCCACTGTGATTTCAATGGGATTTCAAATTCACTCTGTCAAAGTTGTGCAGATAAAGTATTtgctgataaaaccatttgatTTCTATCAAACTTTGATTTGAAGTGTCATGTGCATGCATTTTTCGGCAGAACTGATTGTTGCTGCCGAGTCAACACCATCAACCTCagcaccacaataatgcagcaccaactctgatggacaggccacgTCATCCGCATGTCcgacacatgtctccccaaacagatcctgtactccagctgaaggaaggtcagatAGCTCCCGGTGggcaaaagaaacatttcaaggacaatatcaagaccagtctgaagaaattcaacatcacatcaagcAACTGGGAAAACATTGCACTGGCTAGGCGCTCCTGGAAGGAAtccatgcaggaaggagctgcacgttaGGAGATGGAATTCCTctgtgccgcagagaaaaagcgacagcaccgcaaggagagagagaaaaaggctcagccaccaccactttcccctgtccatgctgccccaaagtatgtggatcatggatcggcctctacagccatctaaagacccacaagtagacaacccaacggagaggacagtcatactcacttcaagtgaccaccgatgatgatgatgattatgatgatgatgcaaTTTCACCCTTAAACTGGGGCAGAATTGAAATTCATTCCCTCTCATGTCAAACCATCCACACCACACATCTAGAGAGACCCCTTCCTGCAGAATAACAAGGACATCGTCATCAAGATGGTACCGCAGATGGTAGTCTCGGgtctgcgctctcttgtactttttctgtttttgtttgtttagtttccagtgcccactcactgatcacatacagcagagaATAACATTtcagcctccaactgtccactggacagagccttgatggcccagaccacacaaccatgacatcaA
The nucleotide sequence above comes from Lampris incognitus isolate fLamInc1 chromosome 10, fLamInc1.hap2, whole genome shotgun sequence. Encoded proteins:
- the LOC130119148 gene encoding TANK-binding kinase 1-binding protein 1-like, translating into MDLFGGGELGLLGGGEGLRDDVGVAGINWTANPLPDDMYPASGFALAAAYHDIKTRLASLERENSSIKRKLKHYEVKFPMISGFGEEKVLCCSCETVVKETSSTLSETNDLQQKINSLTQELQDSKEREERLEDVIQAYEKIHLEKTNVQRDLDKMTTLAEQHVERIRSLEMAVRERDTALQKLSIKLHNKDASSPANSSLNVPRESRGATLQSSCSLDALSDLKLQRLEAELEGARHKVEGACQREKELRVELQRLQQEVAQLQKAQRQEMTSSCEHCDVEWIKKAGDEQVNLALAYTELTEELGRVHRLAAKQSELLHQNSQEPGRPYTSHPSLTPDRLFPSPSPPASPVDGPTSASYSHRPTSSRLRAKFQGRRSYSEVSDPSALHRLLAGPMRDPVSTLPKPRSLLGGSGGYPQTKPQLRTSLIGLVRPASAHGGGGERGGGEGGGGGRGGGSSLSNSPHHRALDLVDLDFPLAAEVHHFCRLEDPPEPTPLVTPPQSSDDEEEWVCPSLVASPPCLLGATGIGSSSPREQPPHPSFSAPEGAATLSCHLPAYINSEHAQSWPSINLWMESEENAMRSCPLCQLTFPTGYPDDALIKHIDSHLENSKI